Proteins encoded by one window of Tubulanus polymorphus chromosome 7, tnTubPoly1.2, whole genome shotgun sequence:
- the LOC141909043 gene encoding uncharacterized protein LOC141909043 isoform X2, whose protein sequence is MLGVIISILEAYGRNNDFRGPAITLPQETVPEWPTCGFKQLTNDHKIVLPKFNIDTVTAYFTYRMAMDNHCTKDIKAIEKGQQLIESQRVQACSILIKSGIVYLTGLVGAAMKKKISYSYQISLSQTTGEFRNSHCECPAGKGPNGTCKHVAAVLLMFANFVSSDGPNAPEILKSCTENLQTFHKPKSVYTGSPVKAGDLPLSKSKKREVSMEDPRPVKYRKSAGYEDYVRGIVLNYCSVSSLDLPIKYKYKKADIKTAAIDHDYLKKTLLEYWVENSIKLNETQAILLERSTRKQAESSQWFQERQLRLTASRFGEIVSLTKRRNIDKLCKSLHDNIPLRNAAVCHGKTFESKAIAAFEGKFSVKVQPCGLHVRPDIDYLGASPDGLVSEDAIVEVKCPYRGRNELIAPGPYFKFLSAKDKKLKRSHNYYDQIQGQLHICKRKMCYFVVYTHKDLYVERVYHDQKHCELSLLPKLEIFYRKYYSKYLTMHAF, encoded by the exons atgcttggagtaatcatttcgAT ATTAGAAGCATACGGCCGTAACAACGATTTTAGGGGACCGGCCATAACATTACCACAAGAAACAGTTCCGGAATGGCCCACATGCGGTTTCAAACAGCTTACAAATGATCATAAGATTGTATTGCCAAAATTCAATATTGACACAGTAACTGCATATTTCACGTATAGAATGGCAATGGACAACCACTGTACCAAAGACATTAAAGCTATTGAGAAGGGTCAGCAGCTCATAGAATCGCAACGTGTTCAAGCCTGCAGTATTCTCATCAAAAGCGGAATTGTTTATCTGACTGGATTAGTTGGTGCTGCTATGAAAAAAAAG ATCTCATACTCGTACCAGATATCATTGTCTCAAACAACTGGTGAATTCAGAAACAGCCATTGTGAGTGCCCTGCCGGTAAGGGTCCTAATGGGACCTGTAAGCATGTCGCGGCTGTACTTTTGATGTTTGCTAATTTTGTGTCATCAGATGGGCCTAACGCTCCCGAAATACTTAAATCGTGTACGGAAAATCTACAAACATTCCATAAGCCCAAGTCTGTTTATACTG GTTCCCCTGTCAAGGCTGGTGACTTACCtctatcaaaatcaaagaaacgCGAGGTATCAATGGAGGATCCAAGGCCTGTGAAATACCGGAAATCAGCTGGATACGAGGATTATGTCCGGGGAATTGTCCTTAATTACTGCTCTGTATCGTCTTTAGACCTACCCATCAAGTATAAGTACAAGAAAGCCGATATCAAAACAGCAGCAATTGACCATGATTATCTGAAAAAAACTTTGCTTGAATATTGGGTGGAAAACTCTATTAAG TTAAATGAAACACAGGcaatattactagaaaggaGTACTAGGAAGCAGGCAGAATCTAGTCAATGGTTTCAGGAAAGGCAGCTACGATTAACTGCATCTCGTTTCGGTGAAATTGTTTCGCTCACGAAAAGGCGCAATATCGACAAATTGTGTAAATCTCTTCACGATAATATTCCGTTGAGAAATGCTGCTGTTTGCCATGGAAAGACATTCGAAAGTAAGGCGATAGCGGCTTTTGAAGGTAAATTCTCCGTTAAAGTACAGCCTTGCGGACTTCATGTGAGGCCAGATATAGATTATCTAGGCGCGAGCCCAGATGGCCTTGTGTCTGAGGATGCCATTGTTGAAGTGAAATGTCCGTATCGCGgtagaaatgaacttattGCTCCGGGGCCATACTTCAAGTTTCTTAGTGCAAAAGATAAGAAGCTGAAACGTTCGCATAATTACTATGATCAGATTCAAGGACAGTTGCATATTTGCAAACGGAAAATGTGCTATTTCGTTGTTTATACTCATAAGGACCTTTATGTAGAGAGGGTTTATCATGATCAAAAACACTGTGAACTATCTCTGCTTCCAAAATTAGAAATCTTTTATAGGAAGTACTATTCAAAGTATTTAACAATGCATGCGTTCTAA
- the LOC141909043 gene encoding uncharacterized protein LOC141909043 isoform X3, with product MAMDNHCTKDIKAIEKGQQLIESQRVQACSILIKSGIVYLTGLVGAAMKKKISYSYQISLSQTTGEFRNSHCECPAGKGPNGTCKHVAAVLLMFANFVSSDGPNAPEILKSCTENLQTFHKPKSVYTGSPVKAGDLPLSKSKKREVSMEDPRPVKYRKSAGYEDYVRGIVLNYCSVSSLDLPIKYKYKKADIKTAAIDHDYLKKTLLEYWVENSIKLNETQAILLERSTRKQAESSQWFQERQLRLTASRFGEIVSLTKRRNIDKLCKSLHDNIPLRNAAVCHGKTFESKAIAAFEGKFSVKVQPCGLHVRPDIDYLGASPDGLVSEDAIVEVKCPYRGRNELIAPGPYFKFLSAKDKKLKRSHNYYDQIQGQLHICKRKMCYFVVYTHKDLYVERVYHDQKHCELSLLPKLEIFYRKYYSKYLTMHAF from the exons ATGGCAATGGACAACCACTGTACCAAAGACATTAAAGCTATTGAGAAGGGTCAGCAGCTCATAGAATCGCAACGTGTTCAAGCCTGCAGTATTCTCATCAAAAGCGGAATTGTTTATCTGACTGGATTAGTTGGTGCTGCTATGAAAAAAAAG ATCTCATACTCGTACCAGATATCATTGTCTCAAACAACTGGTGAATTCAGAAACAGCCATTGTGAGTGCCCTGCCGGTAAGGGTCCTAATGGGACCTGTAAGCATGTCGCGGCTGTACTTTTGATGTTTGCTAATTTTGTGTCATCAGATGGGCCTAACGCTCCCGAAATACTTAAATCGTGTACGGAAAATCTACAAACATTCCATAAGCCCAAGTCTGTTTATACTG GTTCCCCTGTCAAGGCTGGTGACTTACCtctatcaaaatcaaagaaacgCGAGGTATCAATGGAGGATCCAAGGCCTGTGAAATACCGGAAATCAGCTGGATACGAGGATTATGTCCGGGGAATTGTCCTTAATTACTGCTCTGTATCGTCTTTAGACCTACCCATCAAGTATAAGTACAAGAAAGCCGATATCAAAACAGCAGCAATTGACCATGATTATCTGAAAAAAACTTTGCTTGAATATTGGGTGGAAAACTCTATTAAG TTAAATGAAACACAGGcaatattactagaaaggaGTACTAGGAAGCAGGCAGAATCTAGTCAATGGTTTCAGGAAAGGCAGCTACGATTAACTGCATCTCGTTTCGGTGAAATTGTTTCGCTCACGAAAAGGCGCAATATCGACAAATTGTGTAAATCTCTTCACGATAATATTCCGTTGAGAAATGCTGCTGTTTGCCATGGAAAGACATTCGAAAGTAAGGCGATAGCGGCTTTTGAAGGTAAATTCTCCGTTAAAGTACAGCCTTGCGGACTTCATGTGAGGCCAGATATAGATTATCTAGGCGCGAGCCCAGATGGCCTTGTGTCTGAGGATGCCATTGTTGAAGTGAAATGTCCGTATCGCGgtagaaatgaacttattGCTCCGGGGCCATACTTCAAGTTTCTTAGTGCAAAAGATAAGAAGCTGAAACGTTCGCATAATTACTATGATCAGATTCAAGGACAGTTGCATATTTGCAAACGGAAAATGTGCTATTTCGTTGTTTATACTCATAAGGACCTTTATGTAGAGAGGGTTTATCATGATCAAAAACACTGTGAACTATCTCTGCTTCCAAAATTAGAAATCTTTTATAGGAAGTACTATTCAAAGTATTTAACAATGCATGCGTTCTAA
- the LOC141909043 gene encoding uncharacterized protein LOC141909043 isoform X1 yields MSENYGSWTVPKLKQELSRRGAVTYGRKINLIERLEAYGRNNDFRGPAITLPQETVPEWPTCGFKQLTNDHKIVLPKFNIDTVTAYFTYRMAMDNHCTKDIKAIEKGQQLIESQRVQACSILIKSGIVYLTGLVGAAMKKKISYSYQISLSQTTGEFRNSHCECPAGKGPNGTCKHVAAVLLMFANFVSSDGPNAPEILKSCTENLQTFHKPKSVYTGSPVKAGDLPLSKSKKREVSMEDPRPVKYRKSAGYEDYVRGIVLNYCSVSSLDLPIKYKYKKADIKTAAIDHDYLKKTLLEYWVENSIKLNETQAILLERSTRKQAESSQWFQERQLRLTASRFGEIVSLTKRRNIDKLCKSLHDNIPLRNAAVCHGKTFESKAIAAFEGKFSVKVQPCGLHVRPDIDYLGASPDGLVSEDAIVEVKCPYRGRNELIAPGPYFKFLSAKDKKLKRSHNYYDQIQGQLHICKRKMCYFVVYTHKDLYVERVYHDQKHCELSLLPKLEIFYRKYYSKYLTMHAF; encoded by the exons ATGTCAGAGAATTACGGGTCATGGACTGTACCGAAGCTGAAACAAGAGTTAAGCCGACGAGGTGCGGTAACCTATGGGAGGAAAATCAACCTAATTGAAAG ATTAGAAGCATACGGCCGTAACAACGATTTTAGGGGACCGGCCATAACATTACCACAAGAAACAGTTCCGGAATGGCCCACATGCGGTTTCAAACAGCTTACAAATGATCATAAGATTGTATTGCCAAAATTCAATATTGACACAGTAACTGCATATTTCACGTATAGAATGGCAATGGACAACCACTGTACCAAAGACATTAAAGCTATTGAGAAGGGTCAGCAGCTCATAGAATCGCAACGTGTTCAAGCCTGCAGTATTCTCATCAAAAGCGGAATTGTTTATCTGACTGGATTAGTTGGTGCTGCTATGAAAAAAAAG ATCTCATACTCGTACCAGATATCATTGTCTCAAACAACTGGTGAATTCAGAAACAGCCATTGTGAGTGCCCTGCCGGTAAGGGTCCTAATGGGACCTGTAAGCATGTCGCGGCTGTACTTTTGATGTTTGCTAATTTTGTGTCATCAGATGGGCCTAACGCTCCCGAAATACTTAAATCGTGTACGGAAAATCTACAAACATTCCATAAGCCCAAGTCTGTTTATACTG GTTCCCCTGTCAAGGCTGGTGACTTACCtctatcaaaatcaaagaaacgCGAGGTATCAATGGAGGATCCAAGGCCTGTGAAATACCGGAAATCAGCTGGATACGAGGATTATGTCCGGGGAATTGTCCTTAATTACTGCTCTGTATCGTCTTTAGACCTACCCATCAAGTATAAGTACAAGAAAGCCGATATCAAAACAGCAGCAATTGACCATGATTATCTGAAAAAAACTTTGCTTGAATATTGGGTGGAAAACTCTATTAAG TTAAATGAAACACAGGcaatattactagaaaggaGTACTAGGAAGCAGGCAGAATCTAGTCAATGGTTTCAGGAAAGGCAGCTACGATTAACTGCATCTCGTTTCGGTGAAATTGTTTCGCTCACGAAAAGGCGCAATATCGACAAATTGTGTAAATCTCTTCACGATAATATTCCGTTGAGAAATGCTGCTGTTTGCCATGGAAAGACATTCGAAAGTAAGGCGATAGCGGCTTTTGAAGGTAAATTCTCCGTTAAAGTACAGCCTTGCGGACTTCATGTGAGGCCAGATATAGATTATCTAGGCGCGAGCCCAGATGGCCTTGTGTCTGAGGATGCCATTGTTGAAGTGAAATGTCCGTATCGCGgtagaaatgaacttattGCTCCGGGGCCATACTTCAAGTTTCTTAGTGCAAAAGATAAGAAGCTGAAACGTTCGCATAATTACTATGATCAGATTCAAGGACAGTTGCATATTTGCAAACGGAAAATGTGCTATTTCGTTGTTTATACTCATAAGGACCTTTATGTAGAGAGGGTTTATCATGATCAAAAACACTGTGAACTATCTCTGCTTCCAAAATTAGAAATCTTTTATAGGAAGTACTATTCAAAGTATTTAACAATGCATGCGTTCTAA
- the LOC141909046 gene encoding uncharacterized protein LOC141909046: protein MPRYCCVPLCKSRVGGFKFPTNTDLKMKWLVAIKRLQSSEKSAKLWQPSDTAIVCHRHFLPTDYKQTLTGSRRKLKENAIPRIFAFTPPVSSDSERESRASRRRLKLEEEPVHHDIATEVEIGLQHTSNYRMDIIEEPTNKNTNLDKNIQCSLLSDQFFCIERFMVDPRSIKYYTSFKDYEHLMMFFSVLGPAAYDLNYKCQKLTPVNQFFLTLIKLRRAKEDIELSILFGISESVVSRIVLTWVNFMYFQLSEINTWPEREEIDCFMPSGFKHHFPSTRVILDATEIPIEKPSNVKSQTATFSTYKHKNTLKTMVGISPRGVVSYVSESYAGSTSDRQIIERSQLCSNTSKYFSSNDSIMADRGIMVQDLFATKNIKVNTPTLLKGKSQLEPEQVVHDRRVASKRIQVERVIGLSKTFLILKKDLPLSKVNMGSRIVYVCFSISNFRPAIVNEFA from the exons ATGCCTCGCTATTGTTGTGTACCCCTTTGTAAGTCAAGAGTAGGCGGATTTAAGTTCCCTACGAACacagatttgaaaatgaaatggctTGTTGCGATAAAACGACTACAGAGTAGCGAGAAATCTGCAAAATTATGGCAGCCATCGGATACAGCTATCGTATGCCATCGACATTTTTTACCAACGGACTATAAACAGACACTTACCG GTTCtagaagaaaattaaaagagaATGCCATTCCGCGTATATTTGCCTTCACACCACCAGTTTCCTCAGATTCAGAGAGAGAAAGTAGAGCCAGTCGGCGAAGATTAAAACTGGAGGAAGAACCTGTACACCATGACATAGCCACTGAAGTTGAAATAGGCCTACAACATACCAGCAATTACAGAATGGACATAATAGAGGAACCAACCAATAAAAACACTAACTTGGATAAGAATATTCAGTGTTCCCTCCTTTCAGATCAATTTTTCTGTATCGAGAGATTTATGGTGGATCCTAGGTCGATCAAATATTACACCAGTTTTAAAGACTATGAAcatttgatgatgtttttCAGTGTACTAGGACCTGCTGCGTACGATTTGAATTACAAATGTCAGAAACTAACACCGGTCAATCAATTTTTCTtgacattaatcaaattaagGCGTGCCAAGGAAGATATAGAACTGAGTATTCTGTTCGGCATATCAGAGAGTGTAGTTTCTAGGATTGTGTTAACCTGGGTAAACTTCATGTATTTCCAATTaagtgaaatcaatacatgGCCAGAGAGAGAAGAGATAGACTGTTTCATGCCCAGTGGCTTTAAGCATCATTTTCCGTCAACCAGAGTTATTTTAGATGCTACAGAGATTCCAATTGAAAAGCCGTCGAATGTAAAATCTCAAACTGCAACTTTCAGCACATACAAACATAAGAACACGCTTAAAACTATGGTTGGAATATCACCGAGAGGGGTCGTTAGTTATGTAAGTGAAAGTTATGCGGGTTCAACAAGTGACCGACAAATCATTGAACGATCCCAGCTGTGTTCAAACACCTCAAAATACTTCAGCTCGAATGACAGCATCATGGCCGATAGAGGTATAATGGTACAAGATCTTTTTGCTACCAAGAACATTAAGGTGAACACCCCAACTTTATTGAAGGGCAAGAGTCAACTTGAACCTGAACAAGTAGTTCATGATCGTAGAGTAGCCAGTAAACGCATCCAAGTAGAAAGAGTAATCGGATTGTCAAAAacttttcttattttgaaaaaagaccTGCCGCTTAGTAAAGTCAATATGGGTTCTAGGATAGTTTATGTTTGTTTCAGTATAAGCAATTTCAGACCAGCTATTGTGAACGAATTTGCTTAA